The genomic region GGCTCGCACTGCGGCGATCACCGTCTCGTTCGCCGAGACCGGCACCACGACGACCACTTGCCCGTCGAATCTCCCGTCGACCGCAGACCCCGCCCGAACACCGACCCCCAGTGGTTCTTCCAGAGTCGCAGGACCGCTGCCGACGACGCGCCGCCCTTCCTGGTCGTAGACCGCGACGTTCGTGTCAGCCTCGAGCTGGGCGAGTTCCACCGGGTCTCCCGCCGCGAAGGAGGGCCCCACCCGGGTCACCGCGCTGAGTGCTTCACGTTCCAGTTCGCGCTGCTCATCGTCGAAGAACCAGAACCGGGCGACGACACCCAGCGGCACCGCAAACGTCAGCAGCGCCAGGGCAACGACGATCAGGACGGTACGGATCACGAGCCGGCGCATCGCCCCATCATGGTCGCCGTTGCGGGAGGTTCGGGGCGACCTCCGATCACGGATGCAGGATTTTGCCGACCGCTTACCTTCACCTCGCCGTTGCCTTGCCGGCCGGTTCCTACCGTCGAGGAATGGACACGAACCCCCTTCCCTCTGCGCGCAGGTCGACCGGCGCCGTCCTGGTCGGTGCGGCAGCTCTGGTGCTCAGCCTGGCCGCGTGCAGTGCACCCGGAACGCCCGCGACCGGTGCACCCTCCGGCCAGATCTCCTCCTCTGCGCCGACGTCAGTACCGCTGACCGAATCGAACCCGCCGGGAGACATCCCCGACAACCAGGCCTTCGTGCCTTTCACCGACCCCTCCGGTGCCGTGACCGTGAAGGTGCCCGAGGGGTGGGCGCGGACCGCCGGCGGCGATGGCGGGACGACATTCACCGACAAGTTGAACAGCATCGCGCTCCAGGTCGCTGCTGCGCCGTCCGGACTCTCACCGGCCCAGGTGCGCAGCACCGTCGTCGCGAAGCTGACATCGAAGGTGCCGGCGTTCGCCCTCGGCGATGTGCAGCAGATCACCCGTTCCGGTTCCCCGGCGGTTCTGGTGACCTACCAGGGCGACTCCGCCCAGGACCCGGTGACCGGCAAGGTCATTCGCGACGCGTTCGAGCTGTACGTGTTCTTCCACAACGGCACTCAGGTCTTGCTGACCCTCACCGGGCCGGCGAATGCCGACAACGTCGATCCGTGGCGGATCGTCTCCGACTCGATCACCTGGCCATGACTGCCTCAGCGCTCCGAGCCGAGGACCTGTACCGCTTCTTCCGCACCGGTGGTGAGGAGATCCTGGCGCTGCGCGGAGTGTCGCTGGCAGTCGAATCCGGGGAGACCGTCGTCGTCGCGGGGCCGTCCGGAAGCGGCAAGTCAACACTGCTGAGCTGTCTGGCCGGTCTGGACGAACCTGCGGGCGGAAGGGTGACCGTGGGCGGGGAGCAGCTCAGTCACCGTCCCGAAGCCGTCCGGGCACGAGTACGCGGCCGCCGTATCGGCGTGTTGCTGCAGTCGCGCAACTTGATCACGCACCTCAGTGTGCAGAACAACATCCGCATCGCCCAGACCGCCGGCAGGCGTCAGCGGAACCGGCCCACCGTCGGCCTGCTGCTGGACCAAGTAGGGCTGACGGCCCACCGGCACTCCCGACCAGCACAGCTGTCCGGCGGCGAACTCGCCCGAGCCGGGCTCGCCGTGGCCCTGGCGAACGCACCGGACATCGTGCTGGCCGACGAACCCACCGGTGAGCTCGACGGCCGCACCGAGCAGCACATCCTCACGCTGCTCCGCGATCAGGCAGGTCGGGGTGCCGCACTGCTCATCGTCACCCACAGCGCTGCGACAGTCGCCGCCGCAGATCGGGTCATCACCCTGACTGACGGACGGATCACCACATGAACGACGCCGAGGTACTCGTCCGCTGCGACGATGTCGGACACACCTTCGGCTCGGGGCCAGCTGCGATCGTCGCCGTGCACGGCGCCACCTGCGTGGTCCGGGACAAGGACCGGATCGCCCTGGTCGGGCCGTCGGGCTCCGGAAAATCCACCTTGCTGCACCTCATGGCTGGTCTGGAAGAACCCACCAGCGGCCGGCTCAGTTGGCCGGCGCTGAGCTCGGACTACTACGACCGCGCAGCCAGCATCGGAGTCGTCTTCCAGAGCCCCAGCCTGATCCCTGATCTGGATGTCTTCGAGAACGTCGAACTGCCGTTGCTGATCGCGCCCTCCCCCGGCGACCGCAGCTCCGAGCGAACAGCCGTGCTCATCAAGGACGCCCTGGCGAACGTGGGTGTCGAGGACCTCATCACCCGGCTGCCGGAAGAGCTCTCCGGGGGTCAGGCCCAACGCGTCGCCGTCGCCCGGGTGCTGGCCCAGGCACCCCGACTCATTCTCGCCGACGAACCGACGGGCCAACTGGACAGCCGCACGGCGCACCACGTCATCGACGTGCTGCTCAGCGCTGCCCGTCGATTGGACGCCGCCCTGGTGGTCGCCACCCACGACCCGACCGTCGCCGGCCGCCTGGACACCACGTGGAGCATGCACGAAGGTCGGCTGGCTCCCCGGGGTGACACCCGATGATCGGCACCTGGACAGCGGGCCTGATCCGGCACCGGGCTGGTCGGCTCGGCGCAACCGCCGCCGGTATCGCCCTCGCGGTCGGGCTGGTGGCATCGCTGGGCACCTTCCTCACTGCGTCCGAGAACACGATGACCCGCCGAGCCGTCAGCTCGGTGATCGTCCCCTGGCAGATAGAAGTCCAACGAGGCGCCGATGCAGCGGCCATGGGCACCCTGGTGCGGGCCGAGCCCGGGGTGGCGAAGGTCGAGGCGGTCCAGTTCGCGTCGACGTCCGGATTCGAATCGACGGGCAGCGGAACCACCCAGACAACCGGTCCCGGTGTCGTGCTGGGCATCAGCCCGACCTACCGATCCACGTTCCCCGATGAGTTCCGGACACTGACGGGTGCGACCACCGGCGCCCTGCTCGCCCAACAGACAGCAGCCAATCTGCACGCCGGCCCCGGGGACACCATCAGGGTGCGGCTCGCCGGCGGAGCGTGGCGTGCCGTGACCATCGCCGGGATCATCGATCTGCCCCAGGCAGATTCACTGTTCCAGCGGATCGGCGCACCACCTCAGTCGCAACCCTCCGCCCCCCCGGACAATGTGCTCGTCCTCCCCCAGAACTCGTTGAACTCGCTCCTGGGAGGCACAGCGGGCGCGAGCGTCGGAACGACCGAACAGTTCCACGTCACGCTGGACCCGCTGCAGGCCCACGACCCAGCGGCGGCGTACACCGCGACGGTCACCGCGGCCCACCATCTCGAAGCTGCCTCCACCGGCGGAACCCGGGTGGGAAACAACGTCGGAGCTGCCCTTGACGCTGCCCGGAAGGACGCCCGGTACGCCGAGCTCCTGTTCCTGTTCCTCGGACTCCCGGGAGTCATCCTCGCCGCTTTGATCACGGCCGGCCTGGTCGGAGCCGGAGCGAACCGTCGGCGTGAAGAACAGGCACTCCTGCGGCTCAGGGGGCTCAGGCCTCGCGACGTCGCCACTCTGGCAGCCGTCGAGGCAGCGATCGTGGGCGTCGTCGGGGGACTCCTCGGGCTGGCCCTGGCCTCGGTGGCCGGGAGCTGGGCGTTCAGTTCGCTGTCGGTCGGATCCAGCGGATTGCCGACGGTGGGGTGGGCAGTGGCCGCCGTCGCCGCCGGGCTCGTCGTCACGGCGATCACCGTGCTGCTGCCGGCGACCGCAGATCTTCGCGGCCGAACTGTTGTCGACACACGTCGGCAGCACCAGAGGAGACGGGGAAGCTGGTGGTCGAAGATCGGGCTGGACGTGCTGCTGATCGTCAGCGCACTGCTGATCTTCCGCGCCGCGGCATCGGACAACTACTCGCTGGTCCTGGCTCCGGAGGGGGTGGCCTCGATCTCCGTGTCCTACTGGGCATTTCTCGGACCGGCACTGCTGTGGTTGGGAACGTCGCTGCTGCTGTGGCGCCTGACGAATCTGCTGCTGCGCGCCGCCCGCCGCCCGCTGACCGCGATCTTCCGCCCCGTCGCCGGGGCGCTCGCACCCGTCGGTGCAGCGGGCATGGCCCGACGCCGTCGTCCGCTGGCCACCGCTGTCGTCCTGCTGGCGCTCGCGGTGTCGTTCGCCATCTCCACCGCCACCTTCACTGCGACCTACCAGCAGCAGGCCGAGGTCGATGCCGTCCTCACCAACGGCGCCGATGTCACCGTCACCCAACCGCCGGGAACCATCAGCCCACCGTCCGCCGGTGATCGGCTGTCATCCATCCGTGGGGTGAAACACGTCGAACCACTCCAACATCGCTTTGCCTACGTCGGATCCGACCTCCAGGACCTCTACGGAGTCCGTCCGGACACCATCACCGACGCCACCGCACTGCAGGACGCCTACTTCGTCGGCGGGTCGGCACGGCAGATGATGGGCATCCTGCAGACGAAACCGGATTCGATCCTCGTCAGCGACGAAACCGTGAAGGACTTCCAGCTCGCCCCCGGGGACTTGGTGAACCTGCGCCTGCCGGACAGCCGCACACACGCCCTGATCACCGTTCCGTTCCACTACGCCGGAATCGTGACCGAGTTCCCCACGGCTCCCAAGGACAGCTTCTTCGTCGCCAACGCCGCCTACATCGCCACCGCCACCGGGTCCGACGCCGTCGGATCGTTCCTGCTGGACACGAGCGGCGCGGATCCCGCCGCGGTCGCCGCCGACATCCGTACCGCCGTCGGGACATCGGCGTCCGTCACCGACATCACCCAGACCCGACTGCAGGTCGGCTCCAGCCTGACTTCGGTCAACCTGACCGGCCTCACCCAGTTGGAACTGGCATTCGCCATCCTGCTGGCGGCCGCAGCCGGAGCACTGGTGATGTGGATCGGACTGGCAGAAAGGCGGCGGAGCCGGGCCATCATGACGGTGATCGGTGCCCGCCGCCGGCAACTGACCGGTCTGGTGATCAGCGAAGCGATACCCATCGCCGCACTCGGCACGTTCGGTGGGCTGGTGATCTCCTGGGCGCTCTCCCAGATGCTGGTGAAGGTCCTCACCGGGGTTTTCGACCCGCCCCCGTCCTCGATCGCGGTTCCGTGGACATATGTGGCGCTGGTGCTGGTCTCGACCGTGCTCACGCTCGGTCTCGCAGCAGTCATCAGCACTCGACGCTCGAACCGCCCGCCGATCGAAGAACTGCGTGACCTGTGAAACGGCCCACTCGTGCACGAGAGCGCGAACACCGTCCGGGGGTACGGTCACGGCCATGACCAAGCACCCCGGTCACGCGGCCGGCCGCATCCTGGTGGTGGAGGACGACGACGCCATCGGTCGGCACCTGCAGTCCGGGCTGACGACCAACGGCTACGCGGTCTCCTGGAAGCGCGGCGGACGGGCCGCCATCGCAGCAGCCGATGCCGTTCCCCCCGACATCGTCCTGTTGGACCTCGGCCTGCCCGACATCGACGGCATCGAAGTCGCTCGGAAACTGCGATCCGACCACCCCGACGTGCTGATCGTCATCCTGACAGCGCGCAGTGACGACATCGACGTCGTCGTCGGACTCGACGCCGGGGCCGACGACTATCTGGTGAAGCCGTTCACGATGGCCGTTCTGCTCGCGCGATTGCGCGCACATCGACGCCGACCGGCGGGGAGCGGCGCGGATGTCCGGACCCTGACCGTCGCCGGCCTGGAGATCGACATCGCAGCTCGAGAATGCCGGTTGGCCGGAGCACCAGTGGCGTTGAGGCTGAAGGAGTTCGAGTTGATCGTCGCACTGGCCCGCAAGGCCGGCGAGGTCATCAGTCGCGAAGATCTGATGCGGCAGGTCTGGGACGAGAACTGGTTCGGATCGACCAAAGTCCTGGACGTCACCATCGCCGCGCTCCGCAGGCAGCTCGCGAACGCGGCCGCCCGACAGCACACACCGCATCCCCCGACGATCACCACCTTCCGAGGAGCCGGTTACCGTCTCGACCGACCGAACTGCGTCACATCGACAACTCCCTGAGGCTGATCGAGGCCGACCACATCGAGCCAGGTCACCAGGAGACCGTCGCTACAAGATGTCGCCTGGCGTGTAGGCGGCGGCTTCCGGATGCTCATGGACGAGACGGGCGATCCGCCCGGCCACCGCGTCGATCTGCGACCGCGCGGCGCCGGTGAACGACAGCGGGGCAGCCAGGAGTGCTTGCAGCGCAGCAAGATCCAGCGGCAGTCTGTCGTCCGCGGCCAAGCGCTCCAGCAGGTCGTTGTCGGCGCGGCCCCGCTCCCGCATGTCCAACGCCACCGCGACCGCGTGCTCCTTGATCGCCGCGTGCGCGACCTCGCGACCGACACCGGCCCGCACCGCGGACATCAACACCTTGGTCGTGGCCAGGAACGGCAGGTAGCGCAACAACTCCCGCTCGATGACGGCCGGGTAGGCGCCGAAGTCGTCGAGCACCGTCAGGAACGTCTCCAGCAGCCCGTCGATCGCGTAGAACGCATCCGGCAGGGCCACGCGGCGGACGACCGAGCAGAACACATCGCCCTCGTTCCACTGCGCGCCGGACAGTTCGGCGGCCATCGAGGCGAACCCGCGGAGGATGACGGCAAGCCCGCACACCCGTTCGCAGGAGCGGGCATTCATCTTGTGCGGCATGGCCGACGAGCCGACCTGCCCAGGCCGGAAACCCTCGGTGGCCAACTCCGCCCCTGCCATCAGGCGGATCGTGGTGGCCAGTGACGACGGCCCGGCGGCCAGCTGCACCAGCGCGGAGAGCACTTCGTGATCGAGCGACCGCGGATACACCTGACCGACCGAGTCCAACACTCGGTCCGTACCCGAGATCTCCTGCACCACAGCATTTTCCAACGTGGCGACGGCGGCGGACGAACCGAGCAGGTCGAGCATGTCCTGGGCGGTGCCCACCGGACCCTTGATGCCTCGCATCGGATAGCGCCCCAGCAGCGACTCGATCCGCTCGTGGGCGATCAGCACTTCATCTGCGGCCGAGGCGAACCGCTTGCCGAGCGTCGTCGCCTGGGCAGGGACGTTGTGCGAACGACCGGACATCACCAGGTCTGCGTGTTCGACGGCCCGTTCGGAGAGTCGGCGCAGCAGGGCGACCGACCGGTCTCGGACGAGGGTGAGCGCCTGCAGGATCTGGGCCTGCTCGACGTTCTCGGTGAGATCCCTGCTGGTCATCCCGCGGTGGATGACCTCGAAACCGGCGAGCGCGTTGAACTCCTCGATGCGCGCCTTGACGTCGTGCTTGGTGACCCGCTCCCGCTGCGCGATCGAGGCGAGATCGACCCGGTCGACGACCGCTGCGTAGGCGTCGACGGCGCCGTCGTCCGTCGGCACACCCGCTGCGATCTGCGCGCGCAGCACAGCCAGCCACAGTCGTCGTTCGGCGATGATCTTGTTCTCCGCCGACCAGATGGCGCGCATCTGCTCGGACGCGTAGCGCTGGGCAAGGACATCGGGGGTCACGGTCGTCACTCCTGGATTCTCCCAGAGTCCGACCAGGCCATTGACAACCGCAGCTCCCCGATCAGCGTCGGGCGCCGAGCACCGCGGTCGCGACCTGCGTCAGCTGTCGATCGGTGACCGAGCTGCCCGCCGGGGTCGTCACCAGCACCCGCACACCACCGCTGCGGAGCTCCGCCGACCGCACCGCGGCACCGTTGGAACTGGTGGAACCACCGGCGCTGAGCTCGACATCGGGGTCTCTTGCCAACAGCACTGTCAGCTGACTGCCGTCGGTGGTCGTGAAGACCTGCCCGGCGAGCACCTGGTCGCGGCAGTCCCCCACCGAATCGACAGCCGCATCGAGCTGCAGGGAACTCGACCTGCCCGGGACCCCCATCACCGCGGCGACCGCTGCGGTGGAGAGCCGGGGAACCTGACACCGACCGATAGGTGCAGACGCCGAGGAGGCACTGCCGGACGCGCTGGACGTCCCGCTGGATTCGCTCGCGCTCCCTGCTGAGGACCGAGATCCAGTTCCGCCCTGGTCCGGGGCGCTTGCGCTTCCACCACCTGTCGATTCCATCGGGCTCATCGCCGTGGCGTAGGACCCCGCCGAGCTCGGGGCTGCAGGGGCCTTCGCCGGCGCGGATGAACTCCCAGCGTCCGATTCTGGAGCCATGGCTCCTGCTGTCGCGGAACCGGCCGCGACGGCCCCGGAATTTGCGGAGTACCCCGTGCCGGCCGCAGGCAACGACGACGCGGTGTCGGATCCGCCCTGGGAGTTCAGCGCCGCGGTGGCCCCGATGACGAGCACGGCGACCGCTGCCGCCGCCAGCAGGCCGCGGGACATCCAGCTGCGGCGCCGGCGTTGGCGTGCCAGTTCATCCACCTTTGCGTCGCGGGCGCGCCTCGCAGCGGGATCTGCGACGGACCGCTCCGGCGTGCGAGCTGCAGCAGTGGCGCCGGAGCCGGAACCCGCAGCGGGCCGAGCGGCGGCCACGAGGTCGGCAACCGAGAACCGGGAAGCCGGCTCGTCGGCCAGGTCGGCGGCGAACAACTGCGCCATCAGCAGGGCGTCGGCCGCGTCGGCCTCACCGACAGCATCGTCCCGCTCGACATCGCCGTCGTCGGGCTCGTCGTCCAGCTCGTCGCCGAACAGCGCGGTCAGATCGATCGGCTCGAGTTCGTTGAACGGATCAGTCGGGTCGACCGGGTCGTTCCCGTCATGCTCAGGCATCCTTGTTCACCTCCCTTCCGAATGCCGCCAGGCCTTCCGGCCCGAGTGCCGCCTTGAGTGCTTGCAGACCGCGGGCGGTCTGCGATTTCACGTTTCCTTCCGAGCAGCCCAGGGTCGACGCCGTCGCCGCGACGTCCAGCCCGTCGTAGTACCGCAACACCAGGATCACCCGCTGACCCGGAGGGATCGCGTCCAGTGCGGTGCGCACGACTTGACGATCGGCGACCGATCCGGAGTGATCGCTGCTGTGCGCGGCCGGCGCACCGAACCCGGCGGGTGCGAACGACCGGCCGCCACCGTCCGGGACCTCGTCGGTGTCGTGTTCCCGGCGCCACGGTCGTCGCGACTCGTCGATGACCGCCCGCACCAAGCACGAGCGGAGGTACGAATCGCGGGCCGCCTTGTCGCGGATCCGCGTCCAGGCGCTGTAGAGCTTCACGAACGCGATCTGGGTGAGGTCGTCGGCGCGATGCCAGTCCCGGCACAGCAGATGCGCGGTCCGTCGGGTGCGCGCGCGACGCGATTCGACGTAGGCAGTGAACTCAGCCTCCTCCGCGGGGTCCACGAGTGTCGCCTCCAGCCGCTGTCGGATGGACGGAACCTATCGCGAGCGGGGTTGCATGCGGGCGCGGATCACCACATGCGGCAGTCTGAATCCGCGAACCCGAGACCGACCCGACCGCTGGGTGCGCGAAACCGGGGTACGTCGTGCTGCGCTCGGTGCTCGATCCGACCTGGCCCCGGCGCCCGGCCGGACACCACTCCGGCGGACCCAGAAAAGAGCCGACGGCCCGGGAAGGCGAGTTCCCGGGCCGCCGACGACTGTGGGCGGTACAGCTACCGCTGCGGCTCGATCAGAGGTCGGCCTGCCAGAAGATGTCACCCTGGGGCTGTTCGGATCCGCCGGCCGGCTCGGTGGTCACCGCAACAGCCTTGTCGGTGTCCGACAGGGAGAACGAGACCATCGAGGCAGGCACGCTACCGTCGGCGCCGTGCTTCGCCAGACCGAGCGAGTGCTTGCCGGTGGCATCCACTCGCCAGATCTGGAAATCACTGCCGGCAGGAACAGTGCCCATCTCCGGGAGCTGGACCACCACGGCGTTGCAGATGCGGGATGTCCTGATCTCGCCGCCGGTGCCGACGCTCGGAGCCGTGCTGACGACATCGGTGGCGGACGCCACACATTCCTGCAGGGTCGCAATCGATCGCGGGTCGTCCGATCCTGACAACGACCAGGTGACTCCGGTGGCGATGACTGCAGCCGCCGCAGCAGCAGCGAGCCAGGTCACCGGACGGCGCCAGGCCGGCCGACGGGAGTCGAGGGTCGTCACCGGGGGCGGCAGCTGCCGCGTGTGGGACACGTCCTGCAGGACCCGGCGGCGCAGGGACCGCGGCGGGCTGGCGGCTTCGGCAGCACCCAGCATGGCGGCGGTGGCCACCAGCGAGGAGTACTCCTCGGCGCAGGTGGGGCAGTCCGCCAGGTGGTCGTCGAAGCTCTGCGCCTCCGCGACATCGATGGCACCGAGGGCGCGAGCGCCGGTCAGCAGATGGATTTCCGGATCGGACGCTCGTCCGCTTCCCAGCGGTCGGATGGTCATGAGTTCACTCCGAGGCAATCGCGCAGTCGGATGAGCCCATCACGCAAGCGCGTTTTGATGGTGGGCAGTGGAGCGCCGAGGACGCGAGCGACCTCGGCGTAGGTGTAGCCGCTGTAGTACGCGAGTCCGACGG from Nakamurella sp. A5-74 harbors:
- a CDS encoding ATP-binding cassette domain-containing protein, whose amino-acid sequence is MTASALRAEDLYRFFRTGGEEILALRGVSLAVESGETVVVAGPSGSGKSTLLSCLAGLDEPAGGRVTVGGEQLSHRPEAVRARVRGRRIGVLLQSRNLITHLSVQNNIRIAQTAGRRQRNRPTVGLLLDQVGLTAHRHSRPAQLSGGELARAGLAVALANAPDIVLADEPTGELDGRTEQHILTLLRDQAGRGAALLIVTHSAATVAAADRVITLTDGRITT
- a CDS encoding ATP-binding cassette domain-containing protein encodes the protein MNDAEVLVRCDDVGHTFGSGPAAIVAVHGATCVVRDKDRIALVGPSGSGKSTLLHLMAGLEEPTSGRLSWPALSSDYYDRAASIGVVFQSPSLIPDLDVFENVELPLLIAPSPGDRSSERTAVLIKDALANVGVEDLITRLPEELSGGQAQRVAVARVLAQAPRLILADEPTGQLDSRTAHHVIDVLLSAARRLDAALVVATHDPTVAGRLDTTWSMHEGRLAPRGDTR
- a CDS encoding ABC transporter permease yields the protein MIGTWTAGLIRHRAGRLGATAAGIALAVGLVASLGTFLTASENTMTRRAVSSVIVPWQIEVQRGADAAAMGTLVRAEPGVAKVEAVQFASTSGFESTGSGTTQTTGPGVVLGISPTYRSTFPDEFRTLTGATTGALLAQQTAANLHAGPGDTIRVRLAGGAWRAVTIAGIIDLPQADSLFQRIGAPPQSQPSAPPDNVLVLPQNSLNSLLGGTAGASVGTTEQFHVTLDPLQAHDPAAAYTATVTAAHHLEAASTGGTRVGNNVGAALDAARKDARYAELLFLFLGLPGVILAALITAGLVGAGANRRREEQALLRLRGLRPRDVATLAAVEAAIVGVVGGLLGLALASVAGSWAFSSLSVGSSGLPTVGWAVAAVAAGLVVTAITVLLPATADLRGRTVVDTRRQHQRRRGSWWSKIGLDVLLIVSALLIFRAAASDNYSLVLAPEGVASISVSYWAFLGPALLWLGTSLLLWRLTNLLLRAARRPLTAIFRPVAGALAPVGAAGMARRRRPLATAVVLLALAVSFAISTATFTATYQQQAEVDAVLTNGADVTVTQPPGTISPPSAGDRLSSIRGVKHVEPLQHRFAYVGSDLQDLYGVRPDTITDATALQDAYFVGGSARQMMGILQTKPDSILVSDETVKDFQLAPGDLVNLRLPDSRTHALITVPFHYAGIVTEFPTAPKDSFFVANAAYIATATGSDAVGSFLLDTSGADPAAVAADIRTAVGTSASVTDITQTRLQVGSSLTSVNLTGLTQLELAFAILLAAAAGALVMWIGLAERRRSRAIMTVIGARRRQLTGLVISEAIPIAALGTFGGLVISWALSQMLVKVLTGVFDPPPSSIAVPWTYVALVLVSTVLTLGLAAVISTRRSNRPPIEELRDL
- a CDS encoding response regulator transcription factor, with the protein product MTKHPGHAAGRILVVEDDDAIGRHLQSGLTTNGYAVSWKRGGRAAIAAADAVPPDIVLLDLGLPDIDGIEVARKLRSDHPDVLIVILTARSDDIDVVVGLDAGADDYLVKPFTMAVLLARLRAHRRRPAGSGADVRTLTVAGLEIDIAARECRLAGAPVALRLKEFELIVALARKAGEVISREDLMRQVWDENWFGSTKVLDVTIAALRRQLANAAARQHTPHPPTITTFRGAGYRLDRPNCVTSTTP
- the purB gene encoding adenylosuccinate lyase; translated protein: MTPDVLAQRYASEQMRAIWSAENKIIAERRLWLAVLRAQIAAGVPTDDGAVDAYAAVVDRVDLASIAQRERVTKHDVKARIEEFNALAGFEVIHRGMTSRDLTENVEQAQILQALTLVRDRSVALLRRLSERAVEHADLVMSGRSHNVPAQATTLGKRFASAADEVLIAHERIESLLGRYPMRGIKGPVGTAQDMLDLLGSSAAVATLENAVVQEISGTDRVLDSVGQVYPRSLDHEVLSALVQLAAGPSSLATTIRLMAGAELATEGFRPGQVGSSAMPHKMNARSCERVCGLAVILRGFASMAAELSGAQWNEGDVFCSVVRRVALPDAFYAIDGLLETFLTVLDDFGAYPAVIERELLRYLPFLATTKVLMSAVRAGVGREVAHAAIKEHAVAVALDMRERGRADNDLLERLAADDRLPLDLAALQALLAAPLSFTGAARSQIDAVAGRIARLVHEHPEAAAYTPGDIL
- a CDS encoding SigE family RNA polymerase sigma factor, with the protein product MDPAEEAEFTAYVESRRARTRRTAHLLCRDWHRADDLTQIAFVKLYSAWTRIRDKAARDSYLRSCLVRAVIDESRRPWRREHDTDEVPDGGGRSFAPAGFGAPAAHSSDHSGSVADRQVVRTALDAIPPGQRVILVLRYYDGLDVAATASTLGCSEGNVKSQTARGLQALKAALGPEGLAAFGREVNKDA
- a CDS encoding anti-sigma factor: MTIRPLGSGRASDPEIHLLTGARALGAIDVAEAQSFDDHLADCPTCAEEYSSLVATAAMLGAAEAASPPRSLRRRVLQDVSHTRQLPPPVTTLDSRRPAWRRPVTWLAAAAAAAVIATGVTWSLSGSDDPRSIATLQECVASATDVVSTAPSVGTGGEIRTSRICNAVVVQLPEMGTVPAGSDFQIWRVDATGKHSLGLAKHGADGSVPASMVSFSLSDTDKAVAVTTEPAGGSEQPQGDIFWQADL